One part of the Nitrospira defluvii genome encodes these proteins:
- a CDS encoding RNA polymerase sigma factor, translating to MRHSMNKRNQSEPQGEGFFAASNGTPEPHLNDMIQRLLGHESAFRVFLRRCVGDETLAEDLLQQSIVRAVQRHHSVRNDDSVVAWFYTIIRHTLIDYYRSKGADARRNEAFLQELTLSGDDTEPPLDEVKATVCTCLHRLLPMLRSNYAELIRRIDLENDSPKRVAEELKISQSNLTVRLHRARQALRASLEQSCGACSTHGCLNCTCE from the coding sequence ATGAGGCACTCCATGAATAAGAGGAACCAATCAGAACCACAAGGCGAGGGTTTCTTTGCCGCATCGAACGGGACTCCGGAACCTCACCTGAACGACATGATCCAACGGCTTCTCGGGCATGAGTCTGCGTTCCGAGTGTTTTTACGTCGTTGTGTCGGTGACGAGACTCTGGCGGAGGACTTATTGCAACAAAGTATAGTCCGAGCCGTTCAACGTCACCATTCCGTACGAAATGATGACAGTGTAGTGGCCTGGTTCTATACAATCATTCGCCACACCCTCATCGACTATTATCGGTCGAAAGGTGCGGACGCTCGTCGCAATGAAGCCTTTCTCCAAGAACTGACTCTCTCTGGAGACGATACGGAGCCTCCACTCGACGAGGTGAAAGCCACCGTCTGCACCTGCCTTCACCGTCTCCTGCCGATGCTGCGTTCGAACTATGCCGAGCTCATCCGGAGAATCGATCTCGAGAACGACTCTCCGAAACGCGTCGCTGAGGAGTTAAAGATCTCCCAAAGCAATCTCACGGTTCGTTTGCACCGAGCCCGTCAAGCCTTGCGCGCCAGCCTGGAGCAGTCCTGCGGTGCCTGCAGCACACACGGCTGTCTGAATTGCACGTGCGAATAA
- a CDS encoding carboxymuconolactone decarboxylase family protein → MTTDRESLFAELRRLSPQVTGGLLRMRQETYRDAAVAAKFKLLAAMVVSITIRCEPCIRAYVRMAHEKGVSQEELIEFLDVAMTMQGCPGEEWALKAYRIYKECLIGGPIDTTALCCEHGGSDA, encoded by the coding sequence ATGACAACGGATCGCGAGAGTCTGTTCGCGGAACTGCGTCGCTTGAGCCCACAGGTGACCGGCGGCTTACTACGCATGCGCCAGGAGACCTATCGGGATGCGGCGGTCGCAGCAAAATTTAAACTGCTGGCAGCAATGGTCGTCTCCATCACCATTCGTTGCGAACCCTGTATCAGGGCCTATGTGAGGATGGCCCATGAGAAGGGTGTCTCTCAGGAGGAACTGATTGAATTCCTCGACGTGGCCATGACGATGCAAGGCTGTCCCGGCGAAGAGTGGGCGCTCAAGGCGTATCGAATCTACAAGGAATGTCTGATAGGTGGGCCCATAGACACGACCGCGCTGTGTTGCGAGCACGGCGGTTCCGACGCATGA
- a CDS encoding heavy metal-responsive transcriptional regulator has translation MAAQLTIGQLAKIVGVNIQTIRYYERLNLLRPSARRPSRYRLYSHQEERQLRFIKNAQALGFTLREINELLALRITSTARCGEVQNKAQAKLVQVESKVENLQALAQALKALIRACRVGRPTGHCPILMSLEDETTADMKKGVEKR, from the coding sequence GTGGCTGCTCAACTGACTATCGGTCAGCTTGCAAAAATTGTCGGAGTGAATATCCAAACAATCCGTTACTACGAGCGCTTGAATCTGCTCAGACCCTCAGCAAGGAGGCCTTCGAGGTACAGACTGTATAGTCACCAAGAGGAACGGCAGTTGCGATTCATCAAGAACGCGCAGGCGTTGGGCTTCACGCTCCGCGAGATCAATGAGTTGCTTGCCCTGCGGATTACCTCAACGGCTCGCTGTGGCGAGGTACAGAACAAGGCTCAGGCGAAACTGGTGCAGGTGGAATCCAAAGTTGAAAACTTACAAGCGCTGGCCCAGGCCCTGAAAGCCCTGATCCGAGCTTGCAGAGTTGGCCGGCCCACCGGTCACTGTCCGATTCTGATGAGCCTCGAAGACGAAACAACGGCTGATATGAAGAAGGGAGTGGAAAAACGATGA
- a CDS encoding c-type cytochrome has protein sequence MTQGSEPSSRLFTTMVLVLSGASLFLMGAVVSCMMPMMGMMGMDDKNDQGMMDQGHMKDMMQQMMGGMLPPGITPQDLPEPESRGAKLLSTYCTQCHNLPSPRMHTAEDWPRVAGRMLMRERMMAGMRGMMMQVKAPSSQEEETLLQYLQQHAMRALVPGTVLMPDSPGAALFQQTCAQCHALPDPKQHTALEWTAVVKRMRQNMKSMGRREITDQEVRDITAYLERTSR, from the coding sequence ATGACGCAGGGAAGCGAACCTTCTAGCCGACTATTCACAACCATGGTGTTGGTCCTCAGTGGTGCAAGCTTGTTTCTGATGGGTGCCGTGGTGTCCTGCATGATGCCGATGATGGGGATGATGGGCATGGATGACAAGAACGATCAGGGCATGATGGACCAGGGCCACATGAAGGACATGATGCAGCAGATGATGGGCGGGATGTTACCGCCAGGCATTACGCCTCAAGACCTTCCTGAGCCAGAAAGCCGTGGGGCAAAATTGCTGAGCACCTACTGCACTCAATGTCACAATCTTCCCAGTCCGCGGATGCACACGGCAGAAGACTGGCCTCGTGTGGCTGGCCGAATGTTGATGCGCGAGCGGATGATGGCCGGAATGCGCGGCATGATGATGCAGGTGAAAGCTCCGTCCTCCCAGGAAGAAGAGACATTGCTGCAGTATCTTCAACAGCACGCGATGCGGGCATTGGTACCGGGCACAGTGCTCATGCCGGACTCACCGGGTGCCGCGCTGTTTCAGCAGACTTGTGCACAATGCCACGCTCTCCCTGATCCGAAACAGCACACAGCCTTAGAATGGACGGCTGTAGTGAAGCGGATGCGACAGAACATGAAGAGCATGGGAAGACGGGAGATCACAGATCAGGAGGTCAGGGACATCACGGCGTATTTGGAGCGTACGTCTCGCTGA
- a CDS encoding TIGR04283 family arsenosugar biosynthesis glycosyltransferase, with protein MAQQHSRFQAESLPDLSIIIPALNEADELDATLHAIARLRGHKEVIVVDGGSQDMTAEIARQHGACVMREQGGRGRQLHAGASLAKADILWFVHADTIPPANAVEHIKEALQGPDIVGGCFAVTFAGSTSSARFLTWLFRRLHKVGLCYGDAAIFVKRHHYTTMGGFPPFPIFEDVALLQSLKARGRLVECPATVTTSSRRIERCGLVRTLGLWTALQVLYWLGVSPYTLGRFYRPVKGQVQTPP; from the coding sequence ATGGCGCAACAGCACTCACGATTCCAAGCAGAGTCGCTTCCGGACCTTTCGATTATCATCCCGGCTTTGAATGAAGCGGATGAGCTTGACGCCACCTTGCATGCCATAGCTCGCTTGCGAGGCCATAAAGAAGTGATCGTCGTCGATGGCGGGAGTCAGGACATGACGGCAGAGATTGCCCGACAGCATGGCGCATGCGTCATGCGGGAGCAAGGCGGCCGTGGAAGGCAGTTGCACGCGGGCGCCAGTCTGGCTAAGGCGGATATCTTATGGTTTGTGCATGCCGACACGATTCCACCTGCCAACGCTGTGGAGCATATCAAGGAGGCATTACAAGGTCCCGACATCGTTGGTGGATGCTTCGCGGTCACGTTCGCCGGCTCAACATCCAGCGCACGCTTCCTGACGTGGCTATTTCGTCGTTTGCATAAGGTAGGACTATGTTATGGAGACGCGGCGATTTTTGTGAAACGCCATCACTACACCACTATGGGCGGCTTTCCGCCGTTTCCAATTTTCGAGGATGTTGCGCTCCTGCAATCCCTGAAGGCCAGGGGCCGCCTCGTCGAATGTCCGGCTACCGTCACGACCTCTTCGCGCCGAATCGAACGATGTGGCTTGGTGAGGACCTTAGGACTGTGGACGGCCTTGCAAGTGCTGTACTGGCTCGGTGTCTCTCCCTATACTCTCGGTCGCTTCTATCGCCCCGTCAAAGGCCAGGTGCAAACTCCGCCATGA
- a CDS encoding FixH family protein, which yields MTSITQFVAASLMPAVVSGCMCMMPMEKMDMGKDNMGQMDMGDKGRSHEMTGTKGDNTKAEKRVGDLMVAFSTIPAKPTVGENVLRVKLTDASGGTVRDAVVTFDVTMTMPGMTVMEETAAMTRDVYQANTNFGMAGEWQITVKIQRAGAAERREHFTVTVL from the coding sequence ATGACATCCATAACCCAGTTTGTTGCAGCGTCCCTGATGCCGGCGGTGGTGTCGGGCTGTATGTGCATGATGCCGATGGAGAAGATGGATATGGGCAAGGACAACATGGGACAGATGGACATGGGGGACAAAGGCCGGAGTCATGAGATGACCGGAACGAAGGGTGATAACACGAAGGCTGAAAAACGGGTGGGGGATCTGATGGTGGCCTTTTCCACCATTCCTGCGAAACCGACAGTGGGCGAGAATGTGTTGCGCGTGAAGCTGACCGATGCTTCCGGAGGAACCGTCAGAGACGCCGTGGTGACGTTTGATGTGACCATGACGATGCCAGGGATGACTGTGATGGAAGAGACAGCGGCCATGACTAGAGACGTGTATCAGGCAAACACCAACTTTGGCATGGCAGGAGAATGGCAAATCACCGTCAAGATCCAGCGGGCGGGGGCAGCCGAACGGCGTGAACACTTCACTGTCACCGTGCTCTGA